The genome window TGGGAAGCGGCGCCGAGGCCGAAGCCATGGCCGACGTGGAGGACGACGGCGACGAGGAACGAGACGATCATGGCGACGATTTCGGTGAGGGCATTGATGCGCCACCAGAACCAGCGGAGGGCGAAGAGGAGGCCGGTGCCGGCGCCGATCTGGAGGAGGAGCTGGAAGGACTGGAGGGCGCTGTCGAGGTAGAGGGCGACGAGGCAGGCGAGGAGCATGAGGGCGGCGGTGGCGGCGCGACCGGTCCGGACGAGGTCGTGTTCGGAGGCCTGGGGTCGGAGGAAGCGCCGGTAGAGGTCATTGACGAGGATGGAGGAGCCCCAGTTGAGCTGGGTGGACATGGTGGACATGTAGGCGGCGATGAGGGAGGCGACCACGATGCCGAGGAGGCCGGCGGGGAGGAAGGTGAGCATGGCCGGGTAGGCGAGGTCGTGGCCGAGGATGGCGGGGTTGAGGGTGGGGAACCGCTCCTGGATGGCGTCGAGGTTGGGGAACACGGCGAGGGAGGCGAGGGCGATGACGATCCAGGGCCAGGGACGGACGGCGTAGTGGAGGAGGTTGAAGAGGAGGGCGGCACCGGCGGCGTGGCGTTCGTTGCGTGCGGCGAGGACGCGTTGGACCACGTAGCCGCCGCCGCCGGGTTCGGAGCCCGGGTAGTAGGTGGCCCACCATTGAATGGCGAGGGGCATGAGGAAGACGGCGGCAAGGACATCCCAGGGGACGGTGGAGAAAGTGGGGAGGACGGGGAGGAGGGACTGGACCTCGGGGCGGGCGATGAGACTGGACCAGCCGCCGACCTCGGGGAGGCCGACGAGGTAGAAGGCGGCGGCGAGGGCGCCGCCCATGGCGACGGTGAACTGGATGAGGTCGGTGATGACGACGCCGGTGAGGCCGCCGGCACTGGAGTAGAGGGCGGTGATGGTGGCGGCGATGAGGATGGTCTGGAGGGGGGAGAGGCCGAGCATCACGGCGCCGATCTTGATGGCGGCGAGGGTGACATTGGCCATGACGATGGTGTTGAAGATGACGCCGAGGTAGATGGCGCGGAATCCGCGGAGGGCGGCGGCCGGGCGGCCGGAGTAGCGGAGTTCGTTGAACTCGATGTCGGTGAGGACGCCGGAGCGGCGCCAGAGTTTGGCGAAGAAGAAGACGGTGACGAGGCCGGAGAGGAGGAAGGCCCACCACTGCCAGTTTCCGAAGACGGCGCTGGTCCGGACGATCTGGGTGACGAGGTTGGGGGTGTCGGTGGCGAAGGTGGTGGCGACCATGGAGAAGCCGAGGAGCCACCAGGGCATGGTGCGACCGCCGAGAAAGAACGAGCCGAAGCTCCTGCCGGCGCGGCGGGCGACGCCGAAGCCGATTCCGAGGTACAGGGCAAAGAAGAGGCCGATGACGAGCCAGTCGAGGGAGGCGAGGCGCATGGTGTGAGGGCGTGCGGAGGCTAACCGGAAGGCGGGTGCGGTTGCCAAGACCGGGATCGTCGGAATCGCGGGCGGGATGGGCAGGGGGGGGGTTCTTACGGATTGGTAATGATTGGGAAAGGGGTTGTTCAGGGCCGGTTGCGCACGATGCGGCCCTGTTTGGAGGAC of Verrucomicrobiia bacterium contains these proteins:
- a CDS encoding Na+:solute symporter — translated: MRLASLDWLVIGLFFALYLGIGFGVARRAGRSFGSFFLGGRTMPWWLLGFSMVATTFATDTPNLVTQIVRTSAVFGNWQWWAFLLSGLVTVFFFAKLWRRSGVLTDIEFNELRYSGRPAAALRGFRAIYLGVIFNTIVMANVTLAAIKIGAVMLGLSPLQTILIAATITALYSSAGGLTGVVITDLIQFTVAMGGALAAAFYLVGLPEVGGWSSLIARPEVQSLLPVLPTFSTVPWDVLAAVFLMPLAIQWWATYYPGSEPGGGGYVVQRVLAARNERHAAGAALLFNLLHYAVRPWPWIVIALASLAVFPNLDAIQERFPTLNPAILGHDLAYPAMLTFLPAGLLGIVVASLIAAYMSTMSTQLNWGSSILVNDLYRRFLRPQASEHDLVRTGRAATAALMLLACLVALYLDSALQSFQLLLQIGAGTGLLFALRWFWWRINALTEIVAMIVSFLVAVVLHVGHGFGLGAASQLLLGVAITTVAWVAAAFLTPPTDESRLRAFYRQVQPGGPGWSAVLHRARRDGTALETPGHTPDFALALIGTLSGLAAIWGLLFTLGALLYGQTGALIGCGLLTAAGAAGLVWVWPRLSFR